The genomic window GGCCTTAGTTTCTATATAGAGTCTGATCTTTTTGATGGAGGATCGCCATCAATTGGTGGTTCTAGGGATCGGACTGCTGTGGTGCATCATCTACTGCAGATTAAGAACAGCATTCAAGAAGTTATATTTTTCTCTTAAAGATGTTATAAGATTTTATTGTTACAAGAGATTATTGGCCAAACTTTTTTGGGATGGTTTAGAAGTAAATAATACAATTTAGTTCATCGAACAATTGATCAAATTTTGTTCTTTATGCAGTTGGAAGTTGacattttttctgaatcaaattcctttcatttaattttttgagGTGGTTTGCTCTTAGATCTTAAAGACGGTTGATTTGGTTGTAGGTGAAGAATTTTGTTGTATCATCCAATAAAGTCTGGATACTGCaagaatgattttttttcaatatcaaaaattatttttttaaaattttgattttttaattattagcgatgaaattatttcatcgtaaataatgaagtatttacgatgaaaattatttttcattgtaaataatcaattatttacgatgaaaaattaattttcattgcaaacactaagttatttatgacgtaaattttttatcataaataatctataatttttatattttttatttttttaaaatattgacgatgaaaatattttcgtcgcaaataattgactatttaagatgaaaaaaaattttcgtcgctaaaaatctataatttttaagttttttatttttttcaaatattagtgacgaaaatttttcatcgtaaataattgagtatttgcgatggaaaaaaattttcatcataaatatttaattatttacgatataatattttcatcgtaaataatctataatttttgaattttaaattttttttttcaaatattagtgacgaaaatttttcatcgtaaataactagtatttgcgacgaaaaaatctTTCCATCGCAAATActacattatttatgatgaaatattttcgttgtaaataatttataatttttatattttttaattttttttttaaaaatattgatgatgaaaatatttttatcataaataattgaatatttatgataaaaaaataatttttcgtcataaataatctataatttttaatagaCAATATAGGATATGCAAGAAAGTTAAAGAAGGTaatcaaagaaaagaaagaattgaTATTAGATGAGAGGAAGAGGGAATGTAATAGAGAAGAAGAAATACAAAACAGAAAATGGGGATCAAACCCGGCCAATCAGAATCTCTCATGCATTCAataatttcatatatatatatattgattctAGTGATCAGCTATGAGGCGTTGTTCTAGATTTTACATGACATGAAACTCAAGTAAACTAGGAGTCTTAATAGCTAAATCACTAATCCTCAAAATCTTtcctaagaagaaaaaaatttacaatacCACATAACTCCATTAGAAAGACACCTAAAacattcaaaaatcaaatcctgaTGATTTCATGACTTGTCCAATGCAACATATACTTAAGAACTCTAACTTTCTCATTCATCATCTATTTCCCTATTCTAATGGTTCAGTACCAGTTATAAGGCCTTTTTATAGATTTTACAGCTTAAATTGCAGGTACACTAGTACTCTTAATAACCAAGTAATTAATTCTGAATATTTTTCCTAAAATAATTGAAACATCATACAACCCTACGTAGAAAAGCACCAAAAAGCATCTGAAAATCAAATCATGATTTCATCACTTGTCTAACCAAACATATTTCTAAGATTGGACTTACCAATTATACTTAAATTAGGACTCTAAaacatattttataaattctccaaatagaaatacaaaagaaaatcTGAACTATTGTTTCTCTTTTTGTTCCTTATTAGTGCAGATTGTGTTATATCAGGAAACATTTCCCCCAGCTGACGTGATCACATGTATGCCTATTTATACGAGGGAGCTGGAATTCCTTATCTTCCTTTAGAGGTCGGTTGGCTGGAATGGGTGCATCTGCTGCCAATGAGGTCTACTACGAGAATTACCTACAATTGCATCTCTCTTATCTTACAAATGCTAATACTTTCAGTTGTACTTGTTTAGGAGATCAATATATATACGAGGCTTGCCTTCCTTGTACCAATAAATAAAAGCTGCAACAGCTCAAAATAAACTTTTGTacttcttttgtgcatgtaactTTTATCTGCTATATATATCACTCATTTACATGTTTATTTTCCATCTGATGTGCCAGGTGTGGAATGGTATCACATGCAAAGGTAGGGTTACATCATGTGGAATTGAGCCGTTCACAGGACATTACAGCAGCATCTTTTTAGTGCCTCATTGGAAGCAGGCAGCATCTTTTTAGTGCCTCATTGGAAGCAGGTAAGACAGGTGTTTTGAAATAAAACTGACTGGTTTTAAACCCATTCAAAATCTCATAGGAGCAAAACAGATTATTGGTTAAAGATGGAGAATAATCTTTTAATTAAAGACTGAATGAAGATAAACTTTGTCATTTTTCCTAAAGTTTGTCCAAGAAGTATAAGAGTATTCCATTTGGAGTTTGCTCAAGCTGGAGAATAAGAGACCAAATGAAGATAAAACATCTTTTTGTCTGAAGTATGGCCAAGAAATATAATAGTGTTCCATTTGAGTTTGCTCAGGTCCTCAGTATCCTCTTTAGTATTATAGAGATGGGGAGGTCCAGTTTATGAAGTTAAATCATTTAACTACCATTCTTGTGGCCTGTGATGATGCAGGACCCCCGACGTACATGTGAGATGGTGCTTTTGATGCATGACTCCCGCATCATCATGGGCTGTCTGGGTATTGGCCTGGTGGAATCCCTTCATAGACCAGACCCCTCTAGTCTCCATATCAACAGAAGATCTGAATTCGCAGTTAGGAAATGGCGGGATATCCAAACAGgccctttttaataagtttttatATAAATCATGTGAGTTAGGGCATGGCACATGCAATTCATGCGACTTGGAGTTAGGGAAATGTGGAGCTTGGCAAACTGAGCACATAGGAGTTTGGCTTATATGATGGAATATGACAACAACAACCATCATAAATAAgcattccctctttttttttttttttttctaagcatTTAGGTCAAGTAATGAGGTCCAAACAGTTGTCTTAATTAGGATGTAGCTAGATAGTTTTCTTGAATGAACGTCCAAGAAGTCCATGGATCTGATGAAAGTTGAAAATCCACTTACCCTGTCAGAATATTTTGATGCATTATAATGCACTAGTTGCATGGTTGACAATTCTCAGTCTCCATTCAAAAAGCAAAATCTTTTAGAACAAAAGGTAGTGAACTCATTAAACCTTTATGACAATTGTACATGCAAATTCACGAccataatttttcaagaaaaataaaaaattatttgtttgAGTGGTTGTACTGGATAAAAGAATCATAATAGCATAATAGAAATAATTCGTCAAACTGACCAAATCACATATCCATAAAAAATGACTTCATGTATTTATTGGTTCAAGATTATTCTATGATAGCATAAACACCTCCATCGCCCCTCCTACAATCCTCTACCATCCCTACACAGGTAAAACAATGTTGATTTTTGTTTCTATCTAAATTTTGaaatatccagatttttttttttttttcgctaaCTTCACTTGATTTTTGTCTTGCttaaattcaattgctaatttgtTTGGTTTTTTTTTTAACATCTTAAAAATTGTTCAGTTGCACAGAATCTCTGATGTGGGACAGAAATTCTTCCTACCATGTGATAAAAATTGCAGTAATTTTTTATCCAGACTAAAAATTGCTCACTTGTACCAAGATATTATAAAGATGTGCACACTTGTTGTACACTAGCATATAGATAACCCAACTATACACACATTTTCTATGGACACGGTTAATATGAAGTTGCACGGACATATTGAGTAATATATTATGCACGTTATTTCCATCATCATTATCACTATCTTGACCACCATAATGATGTTTATCATTTCAAAAATACTTTATTATAAAAgagaataaattattttatttttaaaaaaaaattaaagtgatGGAAACGATGCTTAGTTTTAGCAACAAAAGGAAGTTGCATTTTATCCAAGATAGTGAGATGGAGAAGGTGGTCAAATTAGGAAGCACGCGAGATGGAAAAACTTGGAAGGTGGTGTCAAGCAAATAATAGCAGTACAGGAATCACATCATAGATTATTAGTCGGTCAAGTCATCAAGTGTCACATATCAACCATCTTCTCATCATTTTCTAGTTACGAGATATGATTTGGGTCACCCAGTTCATATGGGGAGTATAGGTAAATCCATGGCCTACTCTTATGGTGAATACAGAAATTTCACGTGTGAATATTTTAGAAGTAACTATAGCTTAAACTGATTAATATGCATGGAAATTTTTCCAGCTAATATATTAATTGGTTTTCTTAGTGCTGCCGCTGCTTTTTTTCCTTAATAATGCACAAAATACATATTTCCAATTTTCTTGAATCACTTCCTAGAGCTTGTGCTAATCGACTTGACCAATACTGCTAAGTTAACTTTTGAAAAACAAAAAAATCTTCTATTCTCTTATATGGATTAGGGTTAAGTCTTATATCGGATTTTTGTTCTCGGTACATGCTGATACCACTCACATGGTTATCTATATGCAGTTTAGACTATGTGCCATATCTCTTTCATTCACCAGCCACAGAAGTGTACCACCCTTGGGCCATGTCCCTTTGGTGTCTCCATCACTCGTACATACAGCCAATCCAGTTGGCTCCCAACCTGCAGTCTTTGTCTAGTTAAGGTTTTCTCAAGTCTCTTCACCCTTTCTGGGCTAGTTTTGGTCAAGAATTCATGGATCATGAAAACTAACTCAGCAGATCTACAGCCAGCCATTTTTTACTCGAAGCCACATCCTGATGGTCCAATGTATTTAAGGCTTGTGTTTGTCACCCTTAATAATGTTGGAGCTGCCCCCTGAAAGAGATCCCAATGTTTGAACCATCATCACCTATTTGGTATCTAAGGAGATTGCATCAGACCATGCTGGAGAACATAAGCCAATTCATTAGAAAACCCATTCTTTTTTCTAGTAGAATAAGAGAGACCATCATGTTTTGATCTGGCATGGGTCATTCTTGGCTTATTTCTTCACATTCCTCACTAGCGCATCAAGATTATGTAGTAATCGTTTTGAATCTGTCTTTGGCTTTGAATTGTCGACGTAGTCCTTTTCCTTCATAAAGGTCTAACAGGCGTTGGAGGATGTGATGAAGACCGTGGAAAGAGTTTTGCTTGATTGGGATAGAAAAAGGGAGAGCGGCGGCGGCAGCAGCAGCCAAGAAGGCTATGCGAAATTTCCGATGCACCGTTGACTGACGTAGACTTAATGAGGACGGGATTGGCTGAAAGACTTAGGTGTGAACGTGGAAGACGGGAATGAGATTTGGTTTGCTCCTGCCTTGATCTTGCCAGAAAAAATAAAAACGTGGGGTttttctgtgtgtgtgtgtgtgtgtgtgagagagagagcttATTAATTAAAGAGTAATGTTGAACGCTCATCCCTAATACATGGCGTTGGAAAGGGTTCCGATCGCATCCAAAAATTctgtttttttttgttgaaaaatacTGCAATCAAACAAACaataatatcaatttttttatataattaaaaaaaataccaaTATAATTCAACAAGTaacaataatttttataattttttaaataattaataaataaaaaataatcaaacaatctaaaataagaaatattataattttaatataaattttttttttgatgtgaatctttgaaaataatgatattatcataagtcttatctaaatcaattggaatttattaatttttataataaaaataattatcaataataaataaaattcaataataaaTAGAAGAAGGGAATAGAGCTTAGTAAATTTGGATACTTGAAATAACTGGTGgtgaagattttttaaaaatcaaaataatttaatttataaattttaatattaaaaataatatattaaaattttatcaaaattaaaataagctATCCGAttgtttaataaaatatatatttttttttctctcttttttcttctctcccttcttattCTTGCTGCCTCTATCCTCATGCCGCACAACTCTTTTTGCAAAGGCCAGGACCACAGGGTTTTTTTAAAAGTTTTTAGAGGATGTGGATCCCGCGCTAACGCTATCGGCCCAGGGAAAAATATTTTTGGTTTCAGGAAAGAAAATTCCTCTCGGACTTAGTAAACCAGTggggcaaaaaataaaaaaaagccaAATTGGCTGTACGAAATGGAAAGGAAAAGCCATGGAATAGAGTGTGTCCACATGCAATGGACCACCTCATCTGTCTCTATATATACTCCTTGTGAAGAAGTTCCTCACCCTCTTCAAACCGCCCAAGAGACAACCAAAAAAAATGGCAGCTGCTGTCAAACTTCTCTTTGTTGTGCTTTCTCTCTGCATCTTTGTAACAGGTATCCTATCTCTACCTGATCTCTCCATCTCAACAAGCATCATGTAGTGTGCTTTTGCACTGAGAATGTTGTGATGGCATGTTTAGTTTCATTTGGTTGTTGTGCATGGATATGTAGTTTATCTTGTTTCTTACAATTAATCTACTTTAATAAACATCAATGTGAATCAATTCCTACCATGCTTCCTGAATTGTAGGGAGGAGCCAAAACTGCAACCTCTCAACtgttcaagttcaacagaccaaCACTGGAGGGAAGAAAGGCTATGATCCTATATTTGAGGTGGAGGTGAAGAATATATGCCAATGCGAGCTGATGAAAGTGTTCTTACGATCGGAGGGATTCGCCAGCTCTATGCCGGTTGATCCCAAGTTATTTAGACAAGAGACTGATGGATACCTAGTGAATGATGGGAAGGGCATTCCCAGCTTGATGTCTGTCAAGTTCCCGTACGCATGGGATAGGGCCTTCAAGATGACTCCTTCAGCCTTGGAGGTTAGTTGCAAGGAAAATAGGAAGGAATTATAGATGGACACAGTTTAAGGGGTGATCCAATGATCTTGTAGTTGTCTGGGTGTAACATAGGAATATGAACCTAGGTTTGCTTATCCTTGTTGTCTTGTCTACAGCTTGTGACAAAATTAGTCTTTCTGGTGGCTTTGTGCAAACAAAGTTTTCTCTATGTGATTTTGTGGTCTTGTAAATTCCGTTATATGGATTTGTCACTTTGTATAAATTGAAATCTgaaacaaacacacacacacacacacacacacacacacacacacacacacaaacatatatatatatatatatatatatatatatatatatatatatatatatatatatatatatatatatatatgtatatatatatatatatgtatatatatatatatgtatatatatatatatgtatatatatatatatgtatatatatatatatatgtatatatatatatatatgtatatatatatatatatgtatatatgtatatgtatgtatatatgtatatatatgtatatatgtatatatatatgtatatatgtatatgtatgtatatatatatatatatatatatgtatatatatatatatatatgtatattagattacgGTCGATCGATCGAATTCCAACTTCCATCCGATCAGATCCCCTTTCGTTAGATCGGCGCATATCTTAAAGCATTTTTTAAAAGCTAATGGAGGAGTTCGGAGGGCGTTAGTTGAACTGgcgtgttaaaaaaaaaaaatagcattcaATGGGATGCGATACGACGTAAGGCAAGCACACACGACCGTTTGCCGTCATCTTTCGATAACCCTCCCCACccacctcttttctttttctctctctcccctcccccTACCCACGGGGTAATCCTCGCCCACCTGTGCCTCCTCTCTTATTCTCTCTCTCCCGCGGTCACCATCTCATCTCCTCCTGAGTTGATTTTTTCACTCTGCGATCGTCATTTTCTCTCCTCTCAAATCCTCCACCGGCCATTagtgaatattttttatgaattatatccaAAAATTTGTATTCTCATTATTTCTTATTATTGTTTCTCATTGTTTGTGTTTATATTGAAAGAATAAACATAAACTGTAAATAATCATGAATAGAATAAACACTTTATCTATGATAAATAATAAGAGAGAAAGATAAACACTAAGTCCTgcgaaaataaatacaaactatcggaggataaatataaattttaaataataaacagaaactgtgaataataaacataaacagattgtgcataaatataaattctgtGTAGATAAACATaaactgtgaataataaataCCAACTTCGtgccgataaaaaaaaattttctaggataaacacaaactcaagGTTTCAAAGTTAAGTGATCCTAGGATCAATCCACAATAAACTACaacaagagaggaagagaaaaggataaatattaagtcctatagaaataaacacaaactatcagagaataaatacaaacttcaaataataaacagaaactgtgaataataaatacaGAGTGACTCTGTGCAGATAAATAAAAACTGTGAATAATAAATGCAAACTCTAtgcctataaaaaaaaaaatatttcagtatAATTACAAACTTAGATTTCGCTCCGAttggagtttgtgtttattactTAGCGTTTATTACTTAGCGTTTATGTTTATCCTCTGATAGTTTGCATTTATTTTCGTAGGACTTAGTGATTATCTTCCTTTCTCTCTT from Elaeis guineensis isolate ETL-2024a chromosome 9, EG11, whole genome shotgun sequence includes these protein-coding regions:
- the LOC105051018 gene encoding uncharacterized protein, which produces MAAAVKLLFVVLSLCIFVTGRSQNCNLSTVQVQQTNTGGKKGYDPIFEVEVKNICQCELMKVFLRSEGFASSMPVDPKLFRQETDGYLVNDGKGIPSLMSVKFPYAWDRAFKMTPSALEVSCKENRKEL